From the Planktothricoides raciborskii GIHE-MW2 genome, the window CCATCCGTTGCCCCATCCGTTGCCACATCCATTAACCCATTATCGGTGCGTTACGACTACTATTAAAACTAACTAAAACGAGAAACCGCAATGCGGAAACCTCTAACCGGGCTGCGATAACCCGGACTGAGATAGAGTCGTAGTGCAGAGCGACAATACCCCGGAGAACTGTACCAAAATCCACCGCGCAACACCTTAGAATTCTTGTGTCCCAGAATTTTTTTCAGCCAAGCTAACCAACCATTAGCTGAATTGTAATTATCGCCGTCATTTAGCCACGGTCGGCCATCATTTGGGGCACCATTGTAGCTATCATGCCAGTCATCTAGGCACCATTCCCAGACATTTCCGTGCATATCGTATAAACCCCAGGAATTTGCCACATTTAAACTGCCCACCGCCGTAGTTTCTCCGCGATAAACTCCGGTTTTTCCTTGACCGTAAATATAATTGCCGTCATAATTAGCCAATTCTGAAGAAATAGTTTCACCAAAATGGAACGGCGTAGTAGTTCCAGCCCGACAAGCATATTCCCATTCCGCTTCACTAGGGAGACGGTAATGTTTCCCGGTTTTCTCGCTTAACCGGGCACAAAATTCGATGCATTCATACCAACTGACTCGTTCTACTGGGCGGCGATCGCCTTTGAATTGTGACGGTTCGGGGTCGAGATTGAGGGTGATTTTCGGCAACATGGCTACTGCCCGCCATTGGGCCTGGGTGACTTGGGTTCGTCCCATGAAAAACTCTGGAACGCTGACAAAATGTTGGGGCTTTTCATATTTAGAATGTTCCGGTTCGTTGTCTGGGGAACCCATCAGAAAACTCCCCGAAGGAATGTTCACCATTGGCAATTCTATGCCATTAATAGGTTCAATATAACCTCGATTGCTGGCACTGTTGCGGCTGCTGATATTGCCGTGGCGATCGAGATCGACAACTTTGTAATAAAAGGTTTCGGCAGCGGATTTGGCAACGGATTTGGCAGCGGATTTGGCAACGGATGGGACAACGAATGGGGCAACGGATGGTTTGAGGGCTTGGAGAACTTCGGTAGCGGATTGATAGCGATCGCCTACTCGATAAGAAAGCATTCGATCCAAAACATTGGCTAACTCATCGCTAACGGTGACTTTCTCCCGCCAAACCCATTCCATCTGCATCGGATTAAATAACTCGTCAGTATTTCCAGAAACTAACAGATTGGGGGGAATTTCTTGCGATCCGAGAGTAATCTGAGAAATCGGACTTCTCACGGGCAAACAACCCGTTAACAACCGAATACAAGTAACCGCCAAACTATACAAATCGCTGGCAGGAAACACTTTTCCCTGCATTTGTTCTGGGGCGGCATAGCCGGGAGAACCCGTCACCGTACCCAAGCGATTGACAATCGTAGCGGTTAATTGCTTGGATACGCCAAAATCAATTAGCACTAAAGTGCCGTTTCGATCCCGAATAATATTCTCCGGTTTAATATCCCGGTGAATCACATTTTGTCCGTGGCAAAAGTCTAATACAGGCAGTAAATCATTAAGTAATTGTTTGATTTTTTTCTGGCTAAACTTGCCTTTTTGTTGCAATTCTTTGAGCAAATCTTGGCCGTCAATAAACTGCTGAACGAGATAAAAACGTCCATCTTGTTGTTCAAAAGACAATAGTTCGGGGATTTGGGGATGGTAACCCAAATCCCGCAATCTCTCAGCTTCTTGTTTGAATAATTTCTCGGCTTTTTTAATCGCCGAATTGTTTTGTTGTTGCGGTAAAAATTGTTTGATTACACAAACGGTATCCAGCCGCTTTTCATCGATCGCTTTGAAAGTCCGACCAAAACCACCCTGACCAATATAATTAATCGCCCGATAGCGATCGCCAATTAAAAGTTTATTGCCACATTTTTGGCAAAACTTGCTATTGGCTGGATTGGAGTGCAAACAATTCGGGTTAAAACATTGACTCATCGGTAAAATCTCTTAACCTTGAGAGGGTTAAACGCAACACAAGAAACCGGGTTTCTGGTTCACTTTCCTATGTTAACGGCGATCGCCACATAAGTAGACAGGCAGAAATAAATGCACCACATACCATATCAGAAAAAAACTGTCATTCCCGCGAAGGCGGGAATCCACAGCCTATCGGCGGGGAACGAAAAGTGCAATTAATTATGTTCACCTACTTACATAAACCCGGTTTATGGGGTTTTCTGGGGCAAGAAGCAGCGATCGCGATAAAAAGCTTTAGGGGCGAAGCATAAAGCCTGACGGCATAGCTTCGCTTACCGAGCGATTAATTCTGGGGAAAAACGGATAATTTATGACCCGAATGCGAAAGCCCTAGCTTGAGATAAAAGAAACCGGGTTTCTGTGGTGGATATCCCCAGTTATCTGTTTTCAGCGAAAAAGAAACCCGGTTTCTGGGGGTGGGAAGCGATCGCGATAAAAACCTGTAGGGGCAAAGCATAAAGCCTGACGGCATAGCTTCGCTTACCGAGCGATTAATTCTGGAAAAAAACGGATAATTTATTCCCAATCATGCGAAAGCCCTAGCTTGAGATAAAAGAAACCGGGTTTCTGTGGTGGATATCCCCAGTTATCTGTTTTCAGCGAAAAAGAAACCCGGTTTCTGGGGGTGGGAAGCGATCGCCCCAGGTTTCGGAATTCCTACTAACCGGGGCGATCGCTCTTGTAATATTTAGTTTTTATTTTTTGGTTCAGAAAGTCCTGAAGAGATGATTTCGCTGACTTTTATAGATTTCAAATTTCCTCATCAGCAATTTGTAGTATCGACCGATACAATTGAGGACTAACACGGAAGTCAGCTTCTTGAATTAACCGATCGCCGCTAGGTTAGTAATCGGTGATGTATCGCTGATAATAATCACAATAACCCGAGCGATCGCAACGTTTTGATGTCTGATTGAAAATCCTCAACATCGTAGTTGAGAAAGATATCCCGCTTCGCCAGTTCATGCTGAAATTCAATGACAGTTAAACCTGTCCATGCACGGACTTTTCCACTGCTAATTTTTTTTTGCTTATAAAGCAGCAGCGCAAGTTCTAGTTTTAATTCATCCTCTGTCATTTGACTGGCTTTGAGGATATCGTCAGGAATGACTACACTCATAAGTGACTCACGAATTGCCAACAGTGATTTCATTATCGCAGAGATTTCCCAAATTGCGATCGCCCACCCAGAAACCCGGTTTCTTTTCGGAAATCCCACAGCTATCTCTATAATCCACCTCAGAAACCGGGTTTCTTTTCCCTCATCGAAAATGTTGTGCGATCGCCCACCCAGAAACCCGGTTTCTTTTCGGGGATACCACAGCTATCTCTATAATCCACCTCAGAAACCGGGTTTCTTATTCCTAACCGATACGCCGAAAAGAAACCCGGTTTCTAAACTCTGGGTTCGGCGAAAAGAAACCGGGTTTCTTGTTCGCTTTCCTCAGTTAACTTTGATAGCCACAAAAGAAACCCGGTTTCTGGTTTCTGACTCGAAGCGCCGAGAAAAGGGAAAGAGGGAAAAAGAGTAAAGGGAAATTAAGTTCTCGGCAGGGAGATCCCAATACGGAAGCCAAAACTGCCGCCGCGATAGCCAGGATCGATGCAGCTACGAAGCGCCGAACGGCAATTCCAGGGACTGTAGTACCAGAATCCGCCACGCAACAGCTTATTATTTTTATGGGTGAAAATTTTTTTCAGCCAAGGGATCCAATTACGCTCAAAACGATAATCATTATCATAATCATTCAGCCACGCCAACCCATTAGTCGGGGCGCCAGTATAGCTGTCGTGCCAATCATCTAAACACCACTCCCAGAGATTGCCATGCATATCGTACAAGCCCCAGGCATTAGCAGCCTTGAGGCTACCTACGGGAATAGTTTGACCGCGATATTCTCCTTTCTTGCCGCTACCGTAAACATAATTGCCGTGGTAGTTAGCCACCTCTGGAGAAATAGTTTCCCCAAAGTGAAAGGGGGTAGTAGTGCCAGCACGACAGGCATATTCCCATTCCGCTTCACTGGGTAGGCGGTAATTTTTCCCAGTCTTTTGGCTTAACCGGGCACAGAACTCGATGCAGTCGTACCAACTGACCTGTTCTACGGGGTGGTTTTTACCTTTAAAATATGATGGGTCAGGCGGAAGATCCTGGACAATTTTCGGCAATTTGGAGACTTCCCACCATAGTTCTTGGGTAACTTGAGTCCGTCCCATGAAAAACTCTGGAACGTCAACCCAGTGTTGGGGACTTTCGTTGTCTTGGCGTTCCGCTTCTCTGGTCGGAGAACCCATGGCAAATTTGCCCGCAGGAATATTGACCATTTCAAATTCGATGTTGCCGATTCGTTCTGTGTAGCCTCGATTGCTGCCTTTTTCTCGGCTGCTGATGTTGCCGTTGCGGTCCAGTTTAACCACTTCATAATGGAATGTTTTGGCAGCGGATGGGTGGTTTGCTGGGGCAGGGGAGGGAGCAACGGATAGTATGGTGGGGGTTGCTGAAATAACCGTTGATGGAACTGATGGTTGGGTCGGTTTGGCAACGGATGGGGTGGCAACGGATGGGCTGAGGGCTTGGAGAACATCGGTAGCAGATTGATAGCGATCGCCCACTCGGAACGAAAGCATTTTATCCAAAACCTGTGCTAACTCATTGCTAACCGTGGCTTTTTGACGCCAGACCCATTCCATTTGCATGGGGTTAAATAACTCATCAGTAATCATGCCGTTACGTTCGGTGAGCAAACATCCGGTTAACAGCCGAATACAGGTGACAGCCAAACTATATAGATCGCTGGCAGGAAAGACTTGCCCCTGCATTTGTTCCGGCGCCGCATAACCGGGAGAACCTGTCACCGTACCGATACGACTGAGTACCGAGGCGGTTAATTGCTTGGACACCCCAAAGTCAATCAGCACTAGCTTGCCGTTTTTGGCCCGAATAATATTATCCGGTTTAATATCCCGGTGAATCACTTGTCGCTGATGGCAAAAATCCAACACTGGCAGCAGGTCATTCAGCAGTTGCCGAATTTGCGCCTCGTTAAATTTGCCTCGTTGCTGCAATTCTTTGAATAAATCTTGCCCGTCGATGAACTGCTGCACTAAATAGAAACGTGCATCTTGTTCTTCAAAGGATAATAAATCGGGAATTTGCGGATGGTTCCCCAAGTCCCGCAGTCTCACCGCTTCCTGTTTAAATAATTCCTCAGCTTTCTGAAGGGCTGGGCTTCCTTGTTGTTGGGGCAAAAATTGCTTAATTACACAGGGAGTATCCAGCCGTTTTTCATCGATCGCTTTGAAAGTGCGACCAAACCCACCCTCACCGATATAATTAATCGCCCGATAGCGATCGCCCAGCAGCAGTTTATTGCCACATTTTTGGCAAAACTTGGGACTTGCGGGGTTGCGGTGCAAGCAATTGGGGTTAAAACATTGACTCATCGGTTCGACGTTTCTCGCTATGTTCCTGAGAACAGTATAAATCCACGAGTAATAGTTGGTAAAAGTATAGTCAAATATAGACAGAATGAATTTCATTGCAGAAATTCCCTTCGCTTTTACTTTGAGAGATTAATTCTCCTTGGGTGAACTACGCACCTCTCTATCCCATAGCGGTTAAACGCATTTGGGAATGCTTTTCGTAAAATATTGTAGGAACCTATAACATCAGATTGAATAAGAAGCCCCCGATCTGTACGATATAAACCTCGTTTAACTCTTTTTCCTAAAAAAACGGGTTTTTCAGTGATATTTCCATAAACTGTGAGAGGGTCTAAATTCAAAAAATTAGAAGCTGAAGTATAGGATTATTCTTGAAAAAATATCTTAATTCCTACTAATTGACATTTATACATAATCAGGTCAATTAATCGAGCATGAGGAAGGGTGACAAATTTTTGATTCTTGACTTTTCCTAAGTTCACTTCTTGTTTCCAACCGTCATTTTTCCCAATCACTAAAGTGGCGATTTGTTTGTCAACTAAAAAATTGACTAAATAACGACTAGCGGGCGTGAAGATAATTATCTATTTTCTGATTACGGCAACGGGTTAAACGGCGAATTCGGTGATAACTTTGCTGATGATTTTTTAACAGAGATTGTAACTTAGCTCTTGGTTATAAAATTGATTTAGGCTTTTTAACGGTCTGCCATTAATCAACAAAGGAGTAAACTCCGGTTGATTTGAAGTTACAGCCATCAAATTATCTATGCCTAAATCTATCGCTGCTATATGGTCATTTGGGGTTAATAACTGTTCTTTTGTCTTGGTGCGCGTTCCCTGGCGCCGTGAGACGGCGCGGGGTCGCACCGCTTCTTCATAAATCACCTCGATTACATAACAATCACATTTCGGAACGATTCTCACTTCTGCTATCCGGTTAGCCACCTGACTTGTCAACGAAATCCTAGTTTCTGATAGCTTGACTAATCCTTTTCTACAAGCTACTTTGCTTATGGCTTGAATCGTGTAAACCAAGGGATTTCTTCCTTTTTTCGGATCTTTATATCCAGGGACTTTCGGCCTCCCTAAAAATTTATCGGGATGCTTTTTCAACTCAGAATTCGCCGCGAAAAAAAATTTCCTGTTTCGCTCTAATCCTTTTAAAACTTGCTGCGATTCGCGGGTAAGGCTTTGTATTGCTCTGTTTCTTTCATCAGAGAAGCCATAAGATTATAATTTAGATACCCATGACCATAAATAAAGTTTTGACGAATTAGATAGTTAGCTGAGTTGTAAAGATTTTTAGACTGCTAAGACAAGGGATCTATCTCACTCAGGCCAAAAACGATGTCCTTTTTTGATAATATGTCTTTCCGCTAGTAACATTATTGTCCGTTTGATTTTAACTCGGCTATAATCTTTTCGGTTTTTCGTTTCGACCTTGTTAATCCATAAATTCTTGAACAAAAGGAAGTAATAATGGCGATTAAGTCTTCCATCAATTCATCTTGTTTATCCTCCCTTTGATTAACAATCTCAACTTTTTTATCTAATTCTTTTAGGAGAATCTCTATATAATTAGTTCCAAAACTAGCTAGACTATCTTTATGTTCTACAATCAAAATATTGTAGTTTTGGTCAAGATTTTTGCCAATTGTTTTCGATTGTAATTTAAACCACTTTCAATCTCTTTGACAATTTTATAAATTTTGTAGCCTCTGGCAATTGCATAATCTTTTAACCGCTCCGCTTGTCGATCTAGATTATCTTTGTTTTGGCCACTGGAGACTCTGGCATAAATACAAGCTATCAAGTCAGGTTTCAAGTTGTCCGAAATCGCCTCCGAAGTTATAATAATCGTACCAGACGGCAATTGATGACCTATCAAATTTCCTTGTTTCCACCACCTCCAGGCAGTTCGATAACTGATTCCTGATTTTTTGGCATAGTCTGATAGTTTCATGTCTATATATTACCATACATGACTATATCTGACTATATTTTTATTAAAACTTTACAATACTCCATTGCTGGAGAGCCAACGTGGGGTTACTTCGTCCCCAAGAGAAGGTTATTTTGCTTTTAGGCTGTCCATCTATCCGGATACTTTTGGGACTTCGTAACGGATGAATCAAATATTTCTCCATCTTTTTCCTAGTGAATTCCTAGGATTTCTCCAGTCACTTTTTGTGCGTGGCGTGTCAAGCAGTTTCGCCACTTAGTTATTAGGAGGGTTCAAGACGATGGTTCCCATAACGCTATCCATGAGCAATTGACTCAGATGCCGACTTTTTTGACCATCTGCTTAGGTCTTATCGGCTTCGGGAGAGCTCGCTTCACAAGATTGATAGGTATTCCGCTCCGTGGGGCTGATGTCGATGTCGATGACAAAAGTGGATTGCTCCACAGAAGTCTTTGTCTGTGGGACTGTCCCACACATCTCAAGAGTTATCCTTCTTTCAGACCGCTGAAAGAAAGACCCCGCGCACGTTTTGAATATTATTCTCCACTTTTCGCTCTAACGAATCGCACATTTAAAATGACTATATTTTATAAAAAATTTTGCTAGTGGGCGATCGCCCACTAGCAAAACAAAACAATATCAACGATATCAACAATATCAACGACGTTGCAGCCATAAACTGAAAGCTGCACCAAATCCAAAGATCGGCAAGAGAATTAAGCTTAACTCGACAAATCGCCGTTCAATGGGCGCCATTACAATCCGTCGGTTGGTAATGGTTTGGGGACGAATGGAAAGTAATTCTTCTTGTTGTCCAGTTAACCAGTTTACCGAATTGAGAAACACATCTCCATTTAACTGCAATTCAAATAAGCCATTGATCATAAATTCGGAATTTCCCAATACAACCATTCTGGCTTCGGGTAGGGTTTGATTGGTAGTATTTGGTTGTTGATTGGTTGGCTGAGTTTCTGTTTCCGCAGGAGTTTCCGTTTCGGTTTCGGTAGTTTCCGTTTCCGCAGGAGTTTCGGCAGTTTCCGTTTCCGTTTCGGGAGTTGCGGTTTCCGCAGGAGTTTCGGTTTCGGTTTCCGCAGGAGTTTCGGTTTCCGTTTCCGTTTCGGGAGTTGCGGTTTCCGTTTCCGCAGGAGTTTCGGTTTCCGTTTCCGTTTCGGGAGTTGCGGTTTCCGTTTCGGGAGTTGCGGTTTCGGGAGTTGCCGTGGCAATGGTGCGATTCCGCGAAGCGGATCGCTGCTGCGAATCGCCTCTAACCAAAGCTACCCCTAAATAGAGTGGTCCTGGACGATCTTTCTGGGGATCGAAGGATAAATTCGGGTTATCCGGTTCACTTTCCGCCCAACTTGGTTGATTAGTAATCAGAAATGGGGTGGCTTCAATGCCTTCGATTTCTTTAAATTGAATCGGTCGAGCTAAAGGGTAAAAAGAAAAACCATTGCCAAAGTCTCTAGTAATCGGATGGTTGCCATAATTGGTAATTAAAGGAGCCGCTTGCCTTAAGCCAAAAGCCTGACCATTTCCCGTGTCATCGATCGCCAATGCTTGGTCTAGGATCACTCCCCATTCTTCTAATAGAGAATTGAGTCCAGGATCGGTTTTTGGATCGATCGCGAGTAACAGATGACCACCGCGATTGAGATAGGCTTTAATCTCCTGGACTTCTCCGGGAGCCAGGGCGCGTTTTGGCCCGATGATTGCCAGTAAAGTGGCATCTTCGGGTACAGTTTTGCTTTCGATTAAATTAATTGGTGCATTGGCAATATTTTGGGCTTGTAAGCTATTAATCGCCTGAGAAATACTGCCCCCCCTAGGGTCTAAAGACCGTTCCCCATGACCTTGGAGAAAATAAACTTTGCGGCGATCGCCTGTTAACCTAAGCAAACCATTGGTTAGCTGTTCTTCCACCAGTGGAGTTCGTTGATTCACCGACTGGACAAACTCCCGCAATTCTCCATCACTGGAAGCCACATAAACATCGCCGACATTTCTGACTTCAAACTTATTTGCTAAAGTGGGTTGTTCATAAGGATTGACAAACTCAACCAATAACTTATCATTAGAAATTCGGCTATATTTGCCTAATAATTCTCTGGTTTGGGCATCCGGTGTTTGCGTAAACACCAAAACCTTTACCTGTGAAGGCAAATTTTGGACAACTTGTTCGGTTTTTGGCGCTAGACTAAACTGTCGATTTTCCGTTAAGTCAATCTGATAAGAATACCGCAGCCCAAAAAAGTTAATTAATCCCAAGATAATTAAAATCGCGATCGTGGAAATAAAAGCATTGGCACCCGCCTCCGTAGAGCGTTTTCCCCAAAATCCCTCTCCCGACTTATCCTGAAAGATTAGCCATAACAAAAAACAAACAATCCCCGCAATAATAAAGCCAACTGGAATTGGTCCCCAATCGAGTAAAACATACCCAGAAGATAGACCAATAATCATCAAGCACGGGGCAGCAAATAATAATGTATATTTCAAATATTTTGCCAAGGTTTTACCCTTCATAATGTTTACAGATTTTCTCCCACGGTAGCGAATGATTAAGAACGGCCAAATCTCAGGGCTTCAATATATTGAGCAGTGAGAAATACTCCTAAAATAATATAACTCACTAACATCATTACACTACTGGTGTCCCAGACCCCTCGAATCAGATTGGCGTAATGTTTTTGCACCGATAAATAAGCGAGGACTTCTCCTACTCTCGATAAAATAGATAAATCTAAAGTAGTTAACCAATTTCCCAGAGATTCCAGGGAAGCCAATAATAGGACTAAAGCAAAGGTGAGAATGGCGGCAAAAATTGTACTCTCACTCAAGCAAGAGATAAACATTCCCAAAGAAAGAATACTGGCAGCGAGCAGAAGTAAGGCAAAATGAGCTAAGATCGGCACGGCTGGAGCTATTGGCGGCTGTGCGGCATTAAAAGCGATGATTTCGCACAATAATAGCGGTGCCACCATGACGGTATAAAAGGTAAAAACTCCGAGGAGTTTTCCCAGGGCAACTCCCCAGTTAGTAATCGGTGAAGTGGCTAACAGTTCTAAGGTGCCGCGCTTGCGTTCTTCGGCATAAAGCCCCATTGAAAGAATGGGTAAAATAAATAACGAAAGGGATGAAATAACCTGCAAAAAAATTTGCAGAAATTCATAAGGGACATCGATAGAATTGGGAACCGATAGCCCCATTTGGGCGTATTGTTCGCGACATTGAGCCCCACAAGCATCAATCTGTGCGGCTTGGGCGATCGCTCCCGTGGGGCCGAAAAGGATTAACCAAAATAATAGCCCAGTTAATAACCAAAAGACTCCAGCGATCGCATACGCTAAAGGAGAGACAAAATAGCTCTGTAACTCGCGGCGATAAATTGCCCCAAGACTGCCAATAAAAATCCGCATCTATTCTTCTCCTAATTCCTTGGGTCGTTCGACCAAATTACTCTCTGATGTTTCCGCTGTTTCGGATGTTTCCGCTGTTTTCGATGTTTCCGCTGTTTTCGATGTTTCGGATATTTCTGATGTTGCCGCAATATTTTCCGAACTTTCAGCGGTTATTTCGGTAATAACTTCTAACTTAGTATCAGAGTTTTCGCTGCTTGTCTCTAACTTAGTATCAGAGTTTTCGCTGCTTGTCTCTAACTTAGTATCAGAGTTTTCGCTGCTTTGTTCTACTTTATTTTCCTCAAAATATTCGCGAATTTTTGGTAATTTTTTATCGGATTTTTTCCCGATTATTTCTAACTTTTTATCCGCAGTTTCGCTAGTTTCGCTGATGGTTTGTGTCTCTAATTTTTCCTCTGTTTTTTCGGTTATGGGGGTTAAAATTTGATCCTTGACATATGATTCTGACTCAGCGGATATCTCTGGTTTTTCCGGGGCGTTCGCCTCAGATTTTTCTGACTGAATCTGAGTTTTGGGGGAATTTTTATGAGACGTTTTCTGAGATTTTTTCTCCGGTAGTTGTTTCCCTTTTGCCACAGGTTGTTTATCAACTGGTTGGCGATCGCCTTTTTTAAACCAGTTCCACAAAAACGCCAGAGGATTTGGTCTTTTTTTCGGAGAAGATTCTGTTTCTACCGGCGCATCATCCCACCATCCCAGAGAAGAAGGCAACGGGGGATATTTTTCCTCAACTGCCTGTGAATTCACCTGAGAGAAATCTATCGGAGTGACTGGGTTCTCCGCGATCGGTTCATCCCACCACTCTTGAGAAGAGGGTAAAACGGAAACTTTTTCATCCTGGACATTATTGGCAGGCATATCTGCTGAGGTCAAGCGTAAAAATACATCTTCTAAACTGGTGCCCAGACGTCGCATTTCATACAATTTCACCTCCACCAAAGACAAAATGTTGGCAATTTCTGGGGCGATTTCCACGTCTGGTGCCGTCGTCACGCGCCAGCGATAGCGATTGGCTGGCATATGTTCATTAGACAGCAACTCCACCGCCGTGACCCCAGAGACATCTTGAATTACCTGTTTAATTAGCTGGGGATTTTTGGCTTCTAATTCCACTTCATATGCGGATTTCGCCTGGGTTTGCTCCATCAGATTTTCCAGAGAATCACTGGCCACCACAATCCCGCGATTAATAATCGCCACTTGGGAGCAGGTCATGCTGACCTCTGGCAAAATATGGGTGGATAAAATAATCGTGTGATCTCCCGCAAGGCTTTTAATCAAGTTGCGGACTTCGATAATTTGTCGGGGATCGAGTCCGACGGTGGGTTCATCCAGGATAATCACAGGTGGGTTGTGGACGATCGCTTGAGCAATACCGACCCGTTGACGAAAACCTTTGGAAAGTTTACGAATCGTGACTTGGCGCTTTTCCTCTAAGCCACAGCGGGCGATCGCCTGGTTCACCTGGGTGGGGCGATCGCCAGCGGAAACCCGCTTTAACCGCGCCACAAAATTCAAATATCCCTCCACGGTCATCTCTGGATATAACGGCGGTATTTCCGGCAAATAACCGATTTTTTGCCGCACGGCCATTGAATTCTCATGCACGTCATAACCGGCAATTCTGGCCGTTCCCGTAGTTGCTGGCAAATAGCCCGTTAAAATTCGCATAGTTGTCGTTTTCCCCGCCCCATTGGGGCCGAGAAACCCCAGAATTTCTCCTGGTTCCACCGCAAAGGAGACATCCTGAATTGCGGTGGTCGATCCATAAGTTTTACTCAGATGCTCAACTGAAATCATGGGCGAAATCTGGTTTATGGTTGATCGATCGGTTGCCAGTATAACCAGCGGAAAGTGTCACCAGCGAAAATGGAAATCTCCCTGAAATCCAGGGTTCTCCCACTCTCCGATCATTTTTTCTTCAAAGTATAGACCAATTAGTCGTGACTTGATCGCTTAGATGACCGATCTGATATTTAGTTGCGACTTGTCCTGCATATTCTTGTCCTGCATAATTTTTTATCGCTTCTATGGCGTGAGTCGGTTTGGGACTTACAAATCTGCGGAAAACTGCGATCGCGAAGTCTATGGATTACACTCAAAAGATTCTACTTGATTCATCGGTGAAAACAGTGTTTGAGAATTGCTCCTCAGTGCCATCTAATCGTTGATAGTTATCACCTGACTGCCAGAAATTTTCCCGACTTTAGATATGTCAAAAACCGATTTAACTCAAATCAACCCTCCCGCAATTACCGATCGCACCTCAGATAGATAGCATTGATAACATTGACAACATTGATATTTAAACCAGTTACTTAGAAAACACAGATTTTGGATGGTCAAACCATCACCTTTTGTTTGTTTAGGGTCGAACTCAAAGGCGATCGCCCGCTCCAGGCATCCGTTAACTTTTGTTAAATCTCTTTTACATTGTGTTTGGTGTATCC encodes:
- a CDS encoding SUMF1/EgtB/PvdO family nonheme iron enzyme; this translates as MSQCFNPNCLHSNPANSKFCQKCGNKLLIGDRYRAINYIGQGGFGRTFKAIDEKRLDTVCVIKQFLPQQQNNSAIKKAEKLFKQEAERLRDLGYHPQIPELLSFEQQDGRFYLVQQFIDGQDLLKELQQKGKFSQKKIKQLLNDLLPVLDFCHGQNVIHRDIKPENIIRDRNGTLVLIDFGVSKQLTATIVNRLGTVTGSPGYAAPEQMQGKVFPASDLYSLAVTCIRLLTGCLPVRSPISQITLGSQEIPPNLLVSGNTDELFNPMQMEWVWREKVTVSDELANVLDRMLSYRVGDRYQSATEVLQALKPSVAPFVVPSVAKSAAKSVAKSAAETFYYKVVDLDRHGNISSRNSASNRGYIEPINGIELPMVNIPSGSFLMGSPDNEPEHSKYEKPQHFVSVPEFFMGRTQVTQAQWRAVAMLPKITLNLDPEPSQFKGDRRPVERVSWYECIEFCARLSEKTGKHYRLPSEAEWEYACRAGTTTPFHFGETISSELANYDGNYIYGQGKTGVYRGETTAVGSLNVANSWGLYDMHGNVWEWCLDDWHDSYNGAPNDGRPWLNDGDNYNSANGWLAWLKKILGHKNSKVLRGGFWYSSPGYCRSALRLYLSPGYRSPVRGFRIAVSRFS
- a CDS encoding UPF0175 family protein, whose product is MSVVIPDDILKASQMTEDELKLELALLLYKQKKISSGKVRAWTGLTVIEFQHELAKRDIFLNYDVEDFQSDIKTLRSLGLL
- a CDS encoding SUMF1/EgtB/PvdO family nonheme iron enzyme gives rise to the protein MKFILSIFDYTFTNYYSWIYTVLRNIARNVEPMSQCFNPNCLHRNPASPKFCQKCGNKLLLGDRYRAINYIGEGGFGRTFKAIDEKRLDTPCVIKQFLPQQQGSPALQKAEELFKQEAVRLRDLGNHPQIPDLLSFEEQDARFYLVQQFIDGQDLFKELQQRGKFNEAQIRQLLNDLLPVLDFCHQRQVIHRDIKPDNIIRAKNGKLVLIDFGVSKQLTASVLSRIGTVTGSPGYAAPEQMQGQVFPASDLYSLAVTCIRLLTGCLLTERNGMITDELFNPMQMEWVWRQKATVSNELAQVLDKMLSFRVGDRYQSATDVLQALSPSVATPSVAKPTQPSVPSTVISATPTILSVAPSPAPANHPSAAKTFHYEVVKLDRNGNISSREKGSNRGYTERIGNIEFEMVNIPAGKFAMGSPTREAERQDNESPQHWVDVPEFFMGRTQVTQELWWEVSKLPKIVQDLPPDPSYFKGKNHPVEQVSWYDCIEFCARLSQKTGKNYRLPSEAEWEYACRAGTTTPFHFGETISPEVANYHGNYVYGSGKKGEYRGQTIPVGSLKAANAWGLYDMHGNLWEWCLDDWHDSYTGAPTNGLAWLNDYDNDYRFERNWIPWLKKIFTHKNNKLLRGGFWYYSPWNCRSALRSCIDPGYRGGSFGFRIGISLPRT
- a CDS encoding recombinase family protein; translated protein: MKLSDYAKKSGISYRTAWRWWKQGNLIGHQLPSGTIIITSEAISDNLKPDLIACIYARVSSGQNKDNLDRQAERLKDYAIARGYKIYKIVKEIESGLNYNRKQLAKILTKTTIF
- a CDS encoding Gldg family protein, which encodes MKGKTLAKYLKYTLLFAAPCLMIIGLSSGYVLLDWGPIPVGFIIAGIVCFLLWLIFQDKSGEGFWGKRSTEAGANAFISTIAILIILGLINFFGLRYSYQIDLTENRQFSLAPKTEQVVQNLPSQVKVLVFTQTPDAQTRELLGKYSRISNDKLLVEFVNPYEQPTLANKFEVRNVGDVYVASSDGELREFVQSVNQRTPLVEEQLTNGLLRLTGDRRKVYFLQGHGERSLDPRGGSISQAINSLQAQNIANAPINLIESKTVPEDATLLAIIGPKRALAPGEVQEIKAYLNRGGHLLLAIDPKTDPGLNSLLEEWGVILDQALAIDDTGNGQAFGLRQAAPLITNYGNHPITRDFGNGFSFYPLARPIQFKEIEGIEATPFLITNQPSWAESEPDNPNLSFDPQKDRPGPLYLGVALVRGDSQQRSASRNRTIATATPETATPETETATPETETETETPAETETATPETETETETPAETETETPAETATPETETETAETPAETETTETETETPAETETQPTNQQPNTTNQTLPEARMVVLGNSEFMINGLFELQLNGDVFLNSVNWLTGQQEELLSIRPQTITNRRIVMAPIERRFVELSLILLPIFGFGAAFSLWLQRR
- a CDS encoding ABC transporter permease codes for the protein MRIFIGSLGAIYRRELQSYFVSPLAYAIAGVFWLLTGLLFWLILFGPTGAIAQAAQIDACGAQCREQYAQMGLSVPNSIDVPYEFLQIFLQVISSLSLFILPILSMGLYAEERKRGTLELLATSPITNWGVALGKLLGVFTFYTVMVAPLLLCEIIAFNAAQPPIAPAVPILAHFALLLLAASILSLGMFISCLSESTIFAAILTFALVLLLASLESLGNWLTTLDLSILSRVGEVLAYLSVQKHYANLIRGVWDTSSVMMLVSYIILGVFLTAQYIEALRFGRS